A portion of the Osmia lignaria lignaria isolate PbOS001 chromosome 15, iyOsmLign1, whole genome shotgun sequence genome contains these proteins:
- the LOC117612012 gene encoding uncharacterized protein LOC117612012 isoform X2: MTTAVVFIQRCIVVLAIILCYFQVRSEGVDCQAYPFHRLCRGTMTKKRAMFPTAFSSGCDDNNVNINCIREFEEQQHFPYLPLSKSRLLVALLNNNLQKDITRLSRHKGRNNEMDEQTPPLIDSFLSELESSDNY, from the exons ATGACAACG GCTGTAGTATTCATCCAACGATGCATAGTTGTTCTTGCTATTATACTCTGTTACTTTCAAGTTCGGAGCGAAGGTGTGGACTGCCA AGCGTATCCATTTCACCGCTTGTGCAGAGGTACCATGACAAAAAAGCGTGCAATGTTTCCGACTGCATTTAGCTCAGGTTGCGACGATAacaatgtaaatataaattgtatCAGGGAATTTGAAGAACAACAACATTTTCCTTATCTTCCACTGTCGAAATCGAGGCTCTTAGTTGCTTTACTGAACAAC AATTTACAGAAGGACATCACACGTTTGTCACGTCACAAAGGAAGGAACAATGAAATGGATGAACAAACGCCACCCTTAATCGACAGCTTTTTGTCAGAGTTGGAATCATCGGACAACTACTAA
- the LOC117612012 gene encoding uncharacterized protein LOC117612012 isoform X3, producing the protein MAVVFIQRCIVVLAIILCYFQVRSEGVDCQAYPFHRLCRGTMTKKRAMFPTAFSSGCDDNNVNINCIREFEEQQHFPYLPLSKSRLLVALLNNNLQKDITRLSRHKGRNNEMDEQTPPLIDSFLSELESSDNY; encoded by the exons atg GCTGTAGTATTCATCCAACGATGCATAGTTGTTCTTGCTATTATACTCTGTTACTTTCAAGTTCGGAGCGAAGGTGTGGACTGCCA AGCGTATCCATTTCACCGCTTGTGCAGAGGTACCATGACAAAAAAGCGTGCAATGTTTCCGACTGCATTTAGCTCAGGTTGCGACGATAacaatgtaaatataaattgtatCAGGGAATTTGAAGAACAACAACATTTTCCTTATCTTCCACTGTCGAAATCGAGGCTCTTAGTTGCTTTACTGAACAAC AATTTACAGAAGGACATCACACGTTTGTCACGTCACAAAGGAAGGAACAATGAAATGGATGAACAAACGCCACCCTTAATCGACAGCTTTTTGTCAGAGTTGGAATCATCGGACAACTACTAA
- the LOC117612012 gene encoding uncharacterized protein LOC117612012 isoform X1 — protein sequence MKSFFYATRQRGAKTSHIRDKNEIAVVFIQRCIVVLAIILCYFQVRSEGVDCQAYPFHRLCRGTMTKKRAMFPTAFSSGCDDNNVNINCIREFEEQQHFPYLPLSKSRLLVALLNNNLQKDITRLSRHKGRNNEMDEQTPPLIDSFLSELESSDNY from the exons ATGAAAAGCTTTTTCTATGCCACGAGACAGAGAGGCGCCAAGACGTCCCATATCCGAGACAAAAATGAAATC GCTGTAGTATTCATCCAACGATGCATAGTTGTTCTTGCTATTATACTCTGTTACTTTCAAGTTCGGAGCGAAGGTGTGGACTGCCA AGCGTATCCATTTCACCGCTTGTGCAGAGGTACCATGACAAAAAAGCGTGCAATGTTTCCGACTGCATTTAGCTCAGGTTGCGACGATAacaatgtaaatataaattgtatCAGGGAATTTGAAGAACAACAACATTTTCCTTATCTTCCACTGTCGAAATCGAGGCTCTTAGTTGCTTTACTGAACAAC AATTTACAGAAGGACATCACACGTTTGTCACGTCACAAAGGAAGGAACAATGAAATGGATGAACAAACGCCACCCTTAATCGACAGCTTTTTGTCAGAGTTGGAATCATCGGACAACTACTAA